ctctctctctccctctcctttgCTGGTGGTTTGCAGGCTTTACTGCACCATTGTTCTGATATCTGCACACTTCCGGAGGCTGGCACTTACAAAGGTCCGGGGAACTCACTCAGTCACTCCCACCGGCTCAAACCAACCCTCACCTgctcacacacagccacacacacctaaaaaaaaacttgagcaAACCTCAGTACAAAAACCTGCTACGCCCTTATCTGCTTTTCAGGACACCTTCTTTCTTATCTGATCCAAACTtgacatgatttaaacacacacacactcgggacCTTTGGAAGTGTGCGCCAGACAGTCGACACTCTCAGCAGAAGAAGAATGGCAGAGGAAAGTGAAAAGGACAAGAGGGAGAGGCACGTCCTTTGTCTCTCAGTTCATTCACTCTTCCAAACAAATACACATCTACACACTCCAATTAACCGACTGTGACCCCGGGGAATATAGACATGACCCTTGACCTTGCACCTTGTCTGCAGTCGGAGCAAAAGAGACGTCTCAATCTCTGTGTGTGGTGAAGTGTTGCTTCATACATATATTGAAGTGATTATTTACGAATAAgatcaaacaaagaaaaatacttATTTTTAGATTTATCTCACAAGTTCCTGCAACTAAAGTATAATCacataaatgacaataaaaatacagcTTTATCAAGGTTAAGGCGCACGCAACGAATGCAGTTCGTCCTTTGTTCACTTTTTAATTGACACAAAAAGCGACCGTTTGTGTCCAAAGATAAATAAAGAGCGACAGCATCCATGAGACAAAGTCACGTGTGGACTGTATTCCACGCCAGGGGAACCATTCATTTCCCTATTTGTCGTTTCGCATGCATAAATCCGCAACAAAAATGGACAGGCACAGGCATCAGAGGCCACACACAACTAAAATGATCCTGAGCACTTGTTGGGTGTGGAGTGGATGTCTCTATTTGCGGATTCAGCTGGACTCTTTAGGAGAACCATAAACCGAGCAACACCACCCACAGAGACAGCGCTTTGACCCCAGACACCCGCAGGTCACTCAGGCTtccaaaaaagaaacactggCCGTCTTATCTCTCAGCATGGCGACACTGGAATACTACTTAAAATGGCCTGAAAATGCTTCTGTCTGGATTCTCAAAACACTGCTGCAAGACGTAGTAAACCTATGTACATTGAATATATTAAAATCCGGAGCTGATTTACAGAAATTTTTTCAAGAACGGATGAACTCACAGACTCAATATGGATTATCTACTGATTCATTGGGTATAAaacgtgaaataaataaataaactcaggTTAAAATGGTACAAATGATAGTGGGATTGAAATATCACCcggtaaaaatgtttttaaaataaagctaAGCATGCGGTTGCACAGGTGATTTCCAGCCACCACTCCCCGAAGATGCTcgaatgaaaatatgatcacATGAGGCGTCTTTTAACAACAAGTCAGTGACCTGGAGACCATGTTCGTCCTTCAGTGACTGACTTCAGAAGAAGAGATTTGAAGCAGAAAACCTGTTCGGACTTCAAAGCGTCGGCAGGACAGTGAACTCACCACAGACGATGATAAGCAGTCGCATCTCGGAGCAGGAGGAACCTGTGAACGCAACACTTGTCAGAACACGGGTCTAGTTTAGCGTCTATGagaaatgtactgtaacacgGTGGAAAGTATTTGGACATTGTATCATAACAATTGGGTTACTCTCCGAACATTGAAACATCCCGCCAACACGGATAAACTGACACCTACAAATGGTGACGCAAGTCTAGAACTCTATGATAGTAACAGGTCACGTATAGAAGCAAGAACGGCACCAACCAGAGACCGTCGCCTCCGCAGACAGTGTGTGTTCTCTGCACCGGTCcacttgttgctgctgctgctgcgggagGTGAGCCGGACAGAAGAGaagtcactcgggtgaaaagtGCTCAACCGCTCCGCTGGAAAAATCCGAAGTGGATTTCCGGAGCGGAATTAAAAAAGGAGGGGGCACAGACGGAAAACGGGGGCGCAACCCGAACAGCTGAGGGGATTGTCCCCTCTCCAAGAGGGCGGTTTTGACGCAGGAGAAGAACAAATCgaagtgaaaaaaacaatagtaTTTATCGACACGCAGATTCCTGATGAAAAAGAAATCCAGTGCCTTGATTTACAACACTTCAGTGTACTACAACTTCAGATATTTTACGTATATTTATAGCGTATGTATAATTCTTGAATGTACACATAAATAATTTGTGCAAAAAAGAGTGGCCAGTATCTACTCAGAAATCATGGAACTTCACTATGTCTACAGGTGGTTCTACCCAGACTACCAGAAATATATAGAGAACCGAATGAAATATGAACGTCTCATTTCACTTCTATTGTTCATCCAGTGAGAGTGACGTGTGCAGCGCTCCAGTACCTGCTGCCTGCAGGGTGCTTCTACAGGACAAAGGCCACCATAAATTTTGATCATATTCCACATTCTATCTGCTCCTAGAAGACAGTCTCTCTTTGTCTCAGCTCCAGAGGCCGACATGAAATAGCAGCATGCAGAAACACTTGGAGCAAGGAGCTACAACATCAGACACAAGTCACTGACTACTCTTTTGATCTGAAGTATTGataaactcatttaaaaaacatttcattcatacAAATTCATACAAATTTGTAGATTAAAAgatgacaaacaaatatgacaaacatgacacagagaaatcacaaaataatttaaacaaataatgcaATTTATTAATCTCCTCATCACGAATGAAATAGCAGATAACAATATTTCTTTATactttaataataacaatcaagtttaataaaaaaacaggaaaaaagtcCATCTTTTGAGGAATGTTgggtttaaaataataaaaagaaaatctcaAAAGAGCATTGTGTTCAAATCACAAATGCATGACAACAAactgaaatatattttctgttgaTGATAGCAGTTCATAATAATAGACTATACAAAATGGACAATCTTAATAGCTTAATGACATGAAGAGCACCTGGATTTGTGTATCTTACAGTACAGTGACATTGGCATTTTGCTGGTTTAACACTGAATGTGTGCGGAGTGAAACATCAAACAGCTGTTGGCGAGCAGCATCTCGTGTTGTCGTGTTTTTTCTCGtcccagtcacatgactggctgGGGCGCCGGTCGTCACACACAGCTACTGTACAACTGCACCTGTTCCCTGATGTCATCCCGCACCTTGGTGGCGTTGTGCTTCAGCTGGTCCAGCTCAGTGCGCTGCTTCTCCAGCCGCTGTTCATTACTTCTGAACTTCCTCTCCAGTTCTGCACACAGTTCAGATGGGGACCTCTGCTGTAAGCAAAGGAAAAGGTGCCAGTTTGCATTTCTAAACTTACTTCTGAGCTGCTCCAAGCCTTTGTTAGCTTTGTTCAGCAGGTCCTCCGCCTCCCTCTTCATCTCATTGGCTATGTTCTTGACACTGCCCAGACCTCCAGACTCTCCTCCGAGAGAGTCCACCTTGTTCTGCAGCTCACGATACCTCTCCTCTGTGTCCTTGAGACTCTGACGTGGGGAGGAATACAGGTTGAACTACTCACCGTCTGCCTCTGCTGTTTGAGAGCACCTACCTGGTCCAGAGACGATGCCTCCCGCGTGGCGTTTTCTGCTTGTGCTTTGGCCTCCATCGCCATCTCTCTGTTCTGCTGCGTCTTGTTCCTCAGACCTTCCACTCCCTGGGAGAGGTTGGCGAGACGCATCATCACCTCCATCTGCTTGTCCTCCAGCTGCGTCAGCCTCTCATCCACCTGTCCACATGTGTCCAAGATGAAGCAGCAAACGAAAATAAAAACCAGGACTGTATGTTCCATACCTCCGCAGTGGCATTTCTGGTGCTGTTCAGGTTGTTCTGCGCCTCTTTCAGAGCCGCCTGTGCTTTCTCAATGGCTTTCTCCGACACCTCCAGCGCCTGCTTGGTACTGTTGGCCAGGTCCATCACTCCCTCTGCTCGGACCCTTCACAGCATAGTAGACAGAAGCATCCTTTATATTTGAAGTAAACACATTGCACCAGCAAACCTCTACATCCACCACTACATCCATGAGAAGCTTTAATAAATACAGTACACACGGAAGCAATGGCATTACATTCTGAACCATCAGGAGATGGACACCACAAGAGGGTgctaaagacaaaaatgaaccAGCAGGTTAGAAACCATGAGTTTGTAGCCTCTACTGCCATCTACTGTTTGAGACAGGTCATtgcaaataatatttaaaaatataggtCAATAATATTTGGTTTAAAAAGTGTTTACGTAAACCCTCCTGAGTACCTTTGGGGTCTAGAAATTTACTTTGTATATTTGAATATTACATATTGACTGGACAATATTCTACAGGATTTCAGTAAAATAAACGACAGGTGAGCGATTACTGCAGATGATAAAAAATCCTTTACATGCTCATTCATCagacaattaaaaaaagtaaattaaagtGGAACAAAGAAACATAAGGTTAATATTAAATTATCACTGACATGGACATGAGAGCAGGTTACAATCACAACCTCAATGTTTTTGAAATATGGGAAGAAATCTGAGTGCCTAGATGATCGCCCACAAATCCATACATTAAAGACCCGGTTGCCTGAATCTAGACTCAAACGCAAGACCGTGTAACAGCACTAACCACATACCACCAAACACAGTGCAATAAATAACTTTCACAAGTACATGACTTTCAGCTAAATGAAACTCTACTATCACAGATTGTTGTGACTCACTTGGCTTCTTTTGCATCTTCCAGGAGCTGCTTAGCCTTGCTGATGTGTTGTGCTGTCTGGTTCACGATCCCCTCGATGTCCGAGATGTTGGTCAGACCCTCCTTTATCTCCATGATCATTTTGTCCACAGTCGTCTTGTTCACAGGAAGTTTGATGGACATGACCTTCAGGGCCACCTTCTCTATGCTCTCTGGATCTGCTCCCTCCTCTAGAAGACAGCATCATAACAGTCACACAAATGTTGACGGACATCCAGGGGAACCGAGGAACATACCAGTGAGGAAATCTTTGATCTTTTTAATGAACTCTTTCAGCTTCCTGTTGGAGTTTTCAAAGTTCTCATTCTTCTTCTGGGCCTTCTCCAGCGTGTTCATGGCCTGGTTCTTCACGTCTCGGGTCAGAGAGGCAATATCCTGGAGCTGAAGGAGGAAATGACACATTCAAATTATTACCATGttttatacacatttatttgtttatctatTGTTTCTTTGAGAAACAATATGATTATGGCAGTTATATATAAAAGTTTGCTTTGCTTGGTTACCAAGCAGGTGActgtattattaatatttttaaatcatcacAATCTTAATACAAAGTAAaagtcttttattattattattattattattattagacattttaatgactatttacTTTTAGTTaacttttattaaataaatccaTAGTAATATGCTATAGTAATATTATAACACAAAAATATGCCAAGTTTTATGCATTATTGTGTGTATGTGCTTCACTTTTTAAGTGTGTTATTCTGCATGAAAACTATACAAGGATCAACTTTTCCAGCAGACCTTTCTGGCGATGCCTTGTAGCTCCTCACTGGCTGCGTTCAGGCTCTCTGTAGCATTGTTGGCGTAATTCAGCGCCGTGGTTGAAGCAGTCACGGTCCCGTTGCATCCCTCCCCTCCACACACAGGCCTGCCCTCATCGTCTCGGCAGCCTGCACCTCCGCACTGACTGTCGTCACAACTTCCATTGGTGCTGGCGTTTCCCCGGCCACCACACACCTGAGGGAGGCAGCGCAGTGATAAGAACGCGTGGAACAACACGACGACTGCTGGGGTTCTCACCTTGTCGCTCAGATGGTGCACCTCCTTTTCCAGGTCGTGGGCTTTCTGCTGAAGCTCCTCCAGAGACTTGTTGTGAGCCGCTATGGTGCGGAGGACCTTGTCTTTATTGGCGTCGAGCAGGTCTTCAGCGAGGGAGCGAGTCTCCTCAGACTGCTGGACGGGACTCTGAGGACCAGACACTGAAGCGTTGCACTTCTCCTGCGCAGCTACTGACTCCCGGTAGTACTTCTTCACTTTCTCATACTGATCTTTGATGACACAGGAAACAGTTTGGATTCACCATTGGGAATTAGGTTGATGTTGAAAGTGAAGAGATCTGAGGCACTAAATcatccatttcatttcaagtgtTTAAGGGATTGtttcatatataaatataaatataaatataaatcttTTTTCTATTGATGATATCAATGTGCAATAAATTTCAAACATTAGCAACTTATGTCATTGTTGAAAAACAACTCTACCTACGTGACTCACAGCAGATGAAGCTACTGTTTACCTGTAAATCCTGAGGAGAGGTAGTCGTccatctgctgcttcttgtAAGCTAAAGTGCTGTTGAGGTCCATCATCTCTCTCTCCAGGTCAGCCAGGATACTTttcagcgcctcctcctcctccgccgttGCGTTCAGCTCTCGTGCTACTCCCATCAGACGCCCATCAGTCAGAGCTATCTCCGCTCTGGGACACACAGAAACACTTATTTCTATCTAGAAATAGATGATGCAAGCTGCCCCTGTCAACCATTTATTGGAGTTCTGATCCGTTTTCAGAGGGaacatttgaaattatttttaaagacatttttgtcattttaaatttgTATTCTCAGGCATGTTCCGTACAGtatcaacaacaataataggTAGAAAAGACACTATATGATTTGCTGATAATTTCCATGACATAAAAATATGTACTTAGATTTCACTATTGTGAGTTTATATCCATTTTAATAGTAAACATGAGAATGAAAGACATTTTGTATTATACAGTTATACAGTTGATGATCAAATATTAAGATAACCATGTGAAATATGAAACTACATACCAGCAGTAGTTCTATAAACTACAAACATAGCACTCACCTCAGGTCATCAATGCTGTGTCCAATCAGCTGATAGAGGCGATCGCTGTCCTGTCGACTGATCAGATCCTgcacctgctgcagcttcttctcCAGGTCTTTCAAGCGGCTGTCTCCCAGACCGGGCGTGACGCCGCTCTCCAAGATCTTCTGCGTGGTGTACTGAATGTGTTCCAGGTCTCTTTTGATCTGACACACCGCATCATCCCAGAGCTGGAAGCAGGCGTGACACTGGACACAGTTAGGGAAGAGGCCAGTGTATCCCCGGGCACACTGGTCACAGTGTCGTCCTGCAGCTCCCTCCTTGCACTCGCACGCCCCGGTGGCCCGGTCGCACTGAGCGATCTCTGAGCCTAGAGGGTGGCAGTTGCACTCTAAACAGAAGGAGGAAGATGTAGGAGTTGTCAGCAGCAACTTTCACATTCTAACCACTAATAATTTCTTCTCTCAATACCTCGACACAGGACCTGAGGGTCGCCCCAGTGGAACTGCTCACACTCATTGCAGTTCCGACCACCAAATCCTTGTTGACAGTGGCACTGGCCTGTGAACTGTTGAGGAGTGCATCAGCATCTATGAAGCCGTCTCACTTCAGGGTGTTTTCGGTCAATGCTCCCTCACCATATTACAGTGCGCCCCCAGGGAGTGCTGCATGTCGCAGCCGCAGGGTTCGCAGCCTTGGTCCTGCCCATAGTTCCAGTGGTTCGGAGCGCACTGGTCACAGTTGTGACCAGACACGTTCTCTCTGCAGGGGCAGGCTCCCGTCTGACGGTCACAGTGACACTGACCATCACTACAAGCTGACTGAAGCGTCCCGGCGGTCACACAGGTGCATCCTTGTATCGGACGACACAGAAAACAGCACGTCTCTCACCGGCCAAGTGATAATTCTAAATCATTCTCACTCACGCCTGCAGTCATGGGCCAAAGCGTTGCCGTAGTAACCATGCTGGCATTCTGCACAAGACGGTCCATCTGTGTTGTACAAACACTTGAGGCACCGGCCGGTCTTGGGGTCACATGAATCTGGGTCTTGGGTGTCGATATTTCCGCTGCAGCCACATGGTAAACACTGTCCACCCGCTTGTTCTGGGTTGCCATAGTAGCCAGGAGCGCACTGGTCACAGCGCGGCCCTGAATTGGGAACAGGAGGAAATCACGGACTACAGCAGGCGAGGGTCACAGTCAATCATTTCACTAAGGTTGAGCGTGGTGTCTGACGCTCACCAGTGTATCCCTCCCTGCAGTTGCAGATGATGTGATTAGAGGAGGCGTCAGGGTGGCAGGAGTGAGCGTTGAAATGGCTGGATCCAGGGTTCCCCGGGCAGGGGCACGGCCGGCAGTGCTCCCCAGAGCCAAGCACTGGGTTTCCATAAAATCCATCctcacaccttcacacaaatAACAGTGAAATGATCCAACAATCAAATAGCTCAACACAAAAACCTCAATAGTTACCGTTCACAAAAGTGACCCGTGGTGAAGTCCCTGCAGCTTCTACACTCTCCAGTTAGGGAATCACAGACGTCTGCATGTCCGTTGCACTGACAGGGGCTGCAGTTTGGGAAACCCCACTGACCGGGCTGACAGTCGGAGCACTGGCGTCCAGTGGCCCCCTGCCTGCACTGGCACTGACCAGTGACTGGGTCACACTGGTGACTGAGAGAACCCTCTGAATGGCAGTCACAAGCTGGAAGAAAAGTTTCTTATATCATACATAACATAACTCTTTCTAAGAAGCCAATTCAATTGCACTTCAGCAGGTTCCACCACCACCAATTTGAATTCAGATTCAATCATCGCTACAATGCTGTGAGTGTCTGAGGAGACTGCAGATGATGCTCACCGGTGCAGCCTTGAACTCCAAAGCCGAAGGTCCCTGGGGCGCAGCGGTCACAGTTCCTCCCCATAACGTTGGGCTTACATCGGCACTGACCTCCGACCTTTTCACACTCACCAGTGAGGGAGCCCTGCGGGTCGCACTCGCAGGCTGCAGTGGGAATACTTGTTACTGTGGTGtctgagatggaggagggagaaCATCGGTGGCTCACCCAAAGCGCCGTCATGGATGATGGAGGAGATACTGCAGATGAGCTTGGAGCACATCTCAGCCAGCTTCGGCATCGGAGTGATCATGAAGGAGTCCAGACACATGTAGCGAATCATGTCCTCGCGACGCTGCTCAGCTTCAAGTTCAAGGCCTTGGAAACCAGGAAGTTCCGTGTACTTTGGGATCAGAACAAGCTGGTGGTAAAACAAACAAGGACACGTTAGATATAGCGAGTTGTTAAAAGACACGTTCACCATCAGACACTACTTtatctgaacattttttttggcaGGCATGATGCGCTTCTACCACTAGAGGGTGCCATCGCAAAAGAGAACAGAAAGACGACCACTAGTCCAACAGTTACTTACTGAGTCGATCAAGATAAAAGCTGTGAGATGCCGATGTGTCACATCATGGCGCTGGAACCTGATGGCAACAATGTAACGATTGCTGGGCTCGAAGCAGAAGGGCCGAGGCATCTTGACGTATCTAGGGCAAAGATAATGTCAACTTTGGCATGTATTTAAagaacttgttttgtttttaaacaatccAACAAAAAGAGTAGTCGCAGTATTGGAATCAAGATATGACATTTACTTCCATTCATTTGCTGCCAACACTTTCATTTTACACGTTTccaattaatatttaaataaaaggcacatttattatttaatgataaaaatacattttttaaatatgttgctGTTTAATAGAAAACAATTAATTTGCATCCAGTTAGTGATAAGTAAAACATGTAATGTGTCACAATACCAGTGTAAaatctagaaaaaaaaacatattgaaattgAAGGAAACGTTTAATTTCAGGGGAATTgccagtaaaaataaatacaatttgacTAAATTCAGGTGGTTAATACTATGATTAATCCAAATGAGCAAACTCAAAATGTGAATAATGATGTTTGAAAACCTTGCAAAGGTACATAATACCATTAACACGTCACTTTTTCCATCGCTCATGAATCAGTATCTAAACATATGTTGTTTTCTCAGCTCTTTGTTTGCACACGCTTTGCTGAGCTTGCTCTGCTAATTGGTTTTGGATGATGGAGCAAGCACAGAGTCCAACGAAAGGCGAGCGGCAGTTCCGATCCGGACAGAGACGCTCCTCTTAGTTCCAGATGAATTGAGgctctgaaaggtttttcagcAGGATGCAATCAAAGAGACTTGATGTTGAACAAGCTCTCACTTCCTCTGTTTCTCAATGACACCCCACTCTATACTCATCTCCACTTAAATGAATGTACGATTGTCAAGGCTGTTTGAGAGCATGCGTCGCTTTAACAAGTCCCAGTAAATCCTTATCGCAGGTTTCCATCCAGGCAGCCCAGGTATGTTTGCCTTCGTATCAGAGAATCAGACGTGCTCAGTGAGGACTTGCCTGCAGCTACAAGATTGGGCAGGTCGGACTGATAACAATGAGTGATGCAATTCTCCTTGAACTTGGAGCCTGATCAAGAGTTGACCAGATCCTTATTGACACGAACAAACATGGTGACCTCACTGCCCCCTCCTGGGAATCTTGCAGCACTCGCAGGCTAACAGGTGCGTTGTGATGCTTACCTGTGGTGATGTGGCAGCGTCACTGTGTAAAGCTGCTCTGTTGGTAAAAGATTTCCACATCGAAGACTGGACGGCAGCATGACAGACGTGATGCTGACAACGGCCTCCCAGTTCTCTGTGGACTGAAGTCCCAATGTCAAATTGGTGAAGCAGAACAAACAATGCTTGGAAACAAAAGAggtaaagaaagaaaagaaggaatGTTACAATAGAGGGGAAACAGAGAGGAAGGTGGGAAGAGGACACACAACACATAAGGCACTAAGACACGCACTTCCGGTTCATAGCGGATCATGATGTCGTACTCCATGGCATAAGGAATGTCGCTGATGGTGAACACGAGGCCGGCGCCATCTTTGACTCGCGCAAAACCAGGTCCGGTCCAAGTCACCATGTGGCTGGGAATGTGTTCTCTGTGGGCAACCCGCACGTCAGGCTggcgggaaaaaaaatgtcattactACAGAGCTAATGAGAGAATAC
This portion of the Synchiropus splendidus isolate RoL2022-P1 chromosome 18, RoL_Sspl_1.0, whole genome shotgun sequence genome encodes:
- the lamb2l gene encoding laminin subunit beta-1 isoform X1, whose product is MAACLILLSLAVSVLGQDLPSGPHGCTEGSCYPATGNLLIGRAVNLTASSTCGLYGPEHYCIVSHLQESDKCFECNSQHRYHPDRHRNSHRIENVIYLMDSQGDNTWWQSVNGQESVSIRLNLEAEFHFTHLIMKFKTFRPAAMMIERSADFGRTWRPYRYFASNCTKTFPGIPANGLRHINDIICEERYSDIEPSTNGEVIYKVLDPAISVKDPYSLDIQELLRITNLRINLTKLNTLGDDLLDRRSDVLQKYYYAIYELVVRGSCFCYGHASECAPVPGVDTRETGMIHGRCVCKHNTEGLNCERCREFYQDLPWRPAEVENPHTCRECNCNGHSGRCHFDMAVYLATGNVSGGVCDDCLHNTMGRNCEMCKPFYFQDHNRDIRDPSVCVACDCDPVGSLEGGVCDSHTDLDMGMIAGQCRCKAHVKGLRCDDCKEGYYGLSQNDPLGCQPCNCDPRGIIMMDAPCDQISGDCACKRYVTGRYCNQCLPEYWGLSNDLAGCRPCDCDFGGAFNNRCMMESGQCDCRRHLTGRQCSDVQPGYFCAPLDHYKYEAEDATGHSPIDSILPGQVRPQAETDCVEHLNNQLKRHRRHRRISNSQQHRAALRRIRQLQQTPDVRVAHREHIPSHMVTWTGPGFARVKDGAGLVFTISDIPYAMEYDIMIRYEPESTENWEAVVSITSVMLPSSLRCGNLLPTEQLYTVTLPHHHRYVKMPRPFCFEPSNRYIVAIRFQRHDVTHRHLTAFILIDSLVLIPKYTELPGFQGLELEAEQRREDMIRYMCLDSFMITPMPKLAEMCSKLICSISSIIHDGALACECDPQGSLTGECEKVGGQCRCKPNVMGRNCDRCAPGTFGFGVQGCTACDCHSEGSLSHQCDPVTGQCQCRQGATGRQCSDCQPGQWGFPNCSPCQCNGHADVCDSLTGECRSCRDFTTGHFCERCEDGFYGNPVLGSGEHCRPCPCPGNPGSSHFNAHSCHPDASSNHIICNCREGYTGPRCDQCAPGYYGNPEQAGGQCLPCGCSGNIDTQDPDSCDPKTGRCLKCLYNTDGPSCAECQHGYYGNALAHDCRRCTCVTAGTLQSACSDGQCHCDRQTGACPCRENVSGHNCDQCAPNHWNYGQDQGCEPCGCDMQHSLGAHCNMFTGQCHCQQGFGGRNCNECEQFHWGDPQVLCRECNCHPLGSEIAQCDRATGACECKEGAAGRHCDQCARGYTGLFPNCVQCHACFQLWDDAVCQIKRDLEHIQYTTQKILESGVTPGLGDSRLKDLEKKLQQVQDLISRQDSDRLYQLIGHSIDDLRAEIALTDGRLMGVARELNATAEEEEALKSILADLEREMMDLNSTLAYKKQQMDDYLSSGFTDQYEKVKKYYRESVAAQEKCNASVSGPQSPVQQSEETRSLAEDLLDANKDKVLRTIAAHNKSLEELQQKAHDLEKEVHHLSDKVCGGRGNASTNGSCDDSQCGGAGCRDDEGRPVCGGEGCNGTVTASTTALNYANNATESLNAASEELQGIARKLQDIASLTRDVKNQAMNTLEKAQKKNENFENSNRKLKEFIKKIKDFLTEEGADPESIEKVALKVMSIKLPVNKTTVDKMIMEIKEGLTNISDIEGIVNQTAQHISKAKQLLEDAKEAKVRAEGVMDLANSTKQALEVSEKAIEKAQAALKEAQNNLNSTRNATAEVDERLTQLEDKQMEVMMRLANLSQGVEGLRNKTQQNREMAMEAKAQAENATREASSLDQSLKDTEERYRELQNKVDSLGGESGGLGSVKNIANEMKREAEDLLNKANKGLEQLRKLERKFRSNEQRLEKQRTELDQLKHNATKVRDDIREQVQLYSSCV
- the lamb2l gene encoding laminin subunit beta-1 isoform X2; amino-acid sequence: MDSQGDNTWWQSVNGQESVSIRLNLEAEFHFTHLIMKFKTFRPAAMMIERSADFGRTWRPYRYFASNCTKTFPGIPANGLRHINDIICEERYSDIEPSTNGEVIYKVLDPAISVKDPYSLDIQELLRITNLRINLTKLNTLGDDLLDRRSDVLQKYYYAIYELVVRGSCFCYGHASECAPVPGVDTRETGMIHGRCVCKHNTEGLNCERCREFYQDLPWRPAEVENPHTCRECNCNGHSGRCHFDMAVYLATGNVSGGVCDDCLHNTMGRNCEMCKPFYFQDHNRDIRDPSVCVACDCDPVGSLEGGVCDSHTDLDMGMIAGQCRCKAHVKGLRCDDCKEGYYGLSQNDPLGCQPCNCDPRGIIMMDAPCDQISGDCACKRYVTGRYCNQCLPEYWGLSNDLAGCRPCDCDFGGAFNNRCMMESGQCDCRRHLTGRQCSDVQPGYFCAPLDHYKYEAEDATGHSPIDSILPGQVRPQAETDCVEHLNNQLKRHRRHRRISNSQQHRAALRRIRQLQQTPDVRVAHREHIPSHMVTWTGPGFARVKDGAGLVFTISDIPYAMEYDIMIRYEPESTENWEAVVSITSVMLPSSLRCGNLLPTEQLYTVTLPHHHRYVKMPRPFCFEPSNRYIVAIRFQRHDVTHRHLTAFILIDSLVLIPKYTELPGFQGLELEAEQRREDMIRYMCLDSFMITPMPKLAEMCSKLICSISSIIHDGALACECDPQGSLTGECEKVGGQCRCKPNVMGRNCDRCAPGTFGFGVQGCTACDCHSEGSLSHQCDPVTGQCQCRQGATGRQCSDCQPGQWGFPNCSPCQCNGHADVCDSLTGECRSCRDFTTGHFCERCEDGFYGNPVLGSGEHCRPCPCPGNPGSSHFNAHSCHPDASSNHIICNCREGYTGPRCDQCAPGYYGNPEQAGGQCLPCGCSGNIDTQDPDSCDPKTGRCLKCLYNTDGPSCAECQHGYYGNALAHDCRRCTCVTAGTLQSACSDGQCHCDRQTGACPCRENVSGHNCDQCAPNHWNYGQDQGCEPCGCDMQHSLGAHCNMFTGQCHCQQGFGGRNCNECEQFHWGDPQVLCRECNCHPLGSEIAQCDRATGACECKEGAAGRHCDQCARGYTGLFPNCVQCHACFQLWDDAVCQIKRDLEHIQYTTQKILESGVTPGLGDSRLKDLEKKLQQVQDLISRQDSDRLYQLIGHSIDDLRAEIALTDGRLMGVARELNATAEEEEALKSILADLEREMMDLNSTLAYKKQQMDDYLSSGFTDQYEKVKKYYRESVAAQEKCNASVSGPQSPVQQSEETRSLAEDLLDANKDKVLRTIAAHNKSLEELQQKAHDLEKEVHHLSDKVCGGRGNASTNGSCDDSQCGGAGCRDDEGRPVCGGEGCNGTVTASTTALNYANNATESLNAASEELQGIARKLQDIASLTRDVKNQAMNTLEKAQKKNENFENSNRKLKEFIKKIKDFLTEEGADPESIEKVALKVMSIKLPVNKTTVDKMIMEIKEGLTNISDIEGIVNQTAQHISKAKQLLEDAKEAKVRAEGVMDLANSTKQALEVSEKAIEKAQAALKEAQNNLNSTRNATAEVDERLTQLEDKQMEVMMRLANLSQGVEGLRNKTQQNREMAMEAKAQAENATREASSLDQSLKDTEERYRELQNKVDSLGGESGGLGSVKNIANEMKREAEDLLNKANKGLEQLRKLERKFRSNEQRLEKQRTELDQLKHNATKVRDDIREQVQLYSSCV